Within the Zea mays cultivar B73 chromosome 10, Zm-B73-REFERENCE-NAM-5.0, whole genome shotgun sequence genome, the region GCAAACTCTCGTAGAGTTCCTTACCTACCCATACAGCGTTTCGCAGGCTCTCACTGCTACCTCTTCTAGTTCGGCGATTCCGTTCTCGCTTGGTTCGGGGtctccaaagcaaatggatcgtgcgacgtcgtcgagttcgtcaTTTCTTAACAACAGTGAGTGGTCGTTGAACCGATCTTTGTTCTTGGCTGTCTTTCCATCCCTCCCGGCATTTCTCCTTGCGGGGAAAGATACATGTCTCTGTGGCAATGAGTTTTGTTACTCATTTCTTGTTCTAATTTCGAAATGGGTAGAGTTGCCTGAAGAAACAGCGATGGAGCAAATTTTGACTGATCTGCAGGCGCTCACGAGGCTATACGGCCTGCTTCACAGTCCAGCAGACGAAAATGTAAGGGAATTTTTTTTTTGGCTTCTCTGCTATGTCTTGTGACGAGTGAGAAAAGTATATTTTGTTGTTTAGTAGAAACTAAATTTAGGCATGGTAAACCGAAGCAATAGTTCTACTTTCAATATGTAACTGCAAGGCTGAGGTGTAAAACTGAAGCTGATCTGAGCGAGCCAGTTTCAACGTTTATTTTGCGAGATCGAAGTCCTCAGTTTTTCTGCGATAGAGAAATATGTTTGCGCATTTCATGTAAACAGCCGCAAGTTTGATCTGTTCTTAGTTTTTATGCAGTTAGATGAGGCATCCAGGGCTCTTCTGATGAAGATACTAGAAGATGCTACCCAGGAGGCTGTCCGGAGGCAGGCGAAGGTATCGATGCATTTTAACTGTAGACGGCCACACCTTCACAGCACTTATTTTTCTGGTCAAAATGCCAATgatcttcaaatttaaaatttCCCTTTCTGCAGATGCTAATGCCATCAGGTTCTCTAATGTCCCCTGTGCTAGAGAGAGAGCTCTCCACACAATCACACTGCCGGACACGCCATGCCGATCCAATCCTGAGGCCACTGGCCTCGCCCCGCCCCAGCCTCCTGGCCAGTGAGCGATCGCGCCGGCTAGACCCGCAACATTCTACAGTGTCACGCCGATCCGGCCTCTACGCCGACGGCCAGCGCCATGCAGCGGAAGAGCCTCCTCCCCTTGCTCGCCTCGCCTCCAACCGCTCGTCGAGAACCGCATTGACGGCGCGGCACCGTCCAAGCCAAGAGCAGCGGTGCCCCAGCCTCAGCCTGCACCGTTTCCCCGTAGCTGGAACGTCGAGACATGGCACGGTGATCGGAAGTACTCGGCTTGCCCGTCGCCGGGACAGCATCCGTCACAGCTCCGGTCGTGGTGACCAGTGGTCGCTGGAACGCAGCAATAGCAATAGCAGCAGCAGCCGCCGTTCCGTGTCACGGCGAGAGCTGTCGTCTCTGCggccgtcgtcaaggctgcgtggCCGCGCCACCCCGCGGCACGTGGGAACGGAAAACTCCTCCTCGGTGTCTCCCTTCGAGAGGCTGGACTCTGGGTTGTCCCTGAGCTTGACGTCGCGTCATGGCGTGGAGCATGCCGGACGCGGCGTGGCTACGCCGGAACGCTCTTCCTCGAGCAAGACGGTGGCGACCATTCAAAGCCGCATCCGACCAAGCAGTACTCCTCTCAGGGAGCGCTCCCTACACCGACCTGCAGTAGAAGCGAAGACTCTGCGCGGGAGGCAACAAGACAGCCACGTTTTAAGCGAGGAGGACACGTACAGCAGCATGTTCAGCGGCAGCGGAAGCTCATCGGACGCCGCCAGCCTGTCCGCCTCCACGAGCCCGACGGcgtcgccggcgccggcgccggcgccgcgtGCTTCTGCtactccctactactactacccgTCGGTGGCGACACGTGGCATTGCGCCACCACCGTTGTACGCACCTGAGGTGTCGCGCTCAATGAGGAGGCGACGTCTCCAGGAACGTCGGCAGGAAATCCTGGAGAGGCGGGTGGCGCGGCTGCGGATGCTCAAGAACAAAATCGCCACGGTGTTCCATGACTTCCATCACCGCCacgaccaccaccaccacctcctcctcgGGGGCGGCCAGGAGGCGGGTCCCTCGTCCAGGACTGTCGTCCGCGGCGcaggccaccaccaccacctcggGGGCGGCCAGGAGGCGGGCCCCTCGTCTAGGGCCGTCGTCCGCGGCGCAGGCCACCACCTCAACTCGCCGTGGCAGTACCTTACGAGAATGTTCCACCGCGCGAAAGGGAAGATAGACAAGAATACTAGGAGCCGGACGGCGGTAGGCGTGCCGGAAAAGAGGCACGGcgctggcggtggcggtggcgggaACATGCACGCGCTATTCGACGCGCTGCGGCGGCACCTGAAGAGCAAGCGGAGGGCACCGGCAGGCATAAAACTGGGGAGGAAGGGCAACTGGGTGCGGGGCAAGAAGATGCATTGGTGGCAGCGGCTGAGGCGACGGCGCGGCATGCCAGGGTTGACGGCAGGCAGTGGACCACGGCGGCGTTTACGACATGGAAAGGCAGCGTGGCTGTAGTCTTGTTACTTACCGATTGCGCCACCGCACATTCACTTCCGGTGCTGTTTGAGGTTTCATTGAGTTTCAGTTTTCATGTTAATGATGCAGAACAACGACACGAAAAGTTTGTTTTGAGCTCTGAATGATCCAATTTTTGAGAAGTACTCTAGCCTGTGGGTGTTTCACTGTTATGAATATGTAGTTCTGATATAAGAAAGGTTACCCCGTTTCTTGGCTAACTGTTTCTACTTGTTTTGATTTCGATCCGTTCTAATTTGGTTTGAATTTCCAGATAAGATGGTTTCAATTGGTTCTGAGTACAACGAATTGCTCGTCTCATAATTCATAACCACGATCAGTTTCTGATGACCATAAAAACACATCTGACATGGCATGAGGTGTTTATGTTTCTACTCGATCCATGGCAATCTCACTGTACAGTGATCAAACTTGTACTCCCTCGGTACCAAATTATAATTTGTTTTAAAATTTTTATAGATACATACGATAATTGATGCATGTGCTTTTTATATATGTCTAGGTTCATCATCATCCAattgaatataaacataaaaatcaagagttaAGATGAATACTATTTTGAGATGAGTACAAATTAAAGTTACTACAGTTTAAATGAACATAAGCCATGAACATTGCCGCTAGATACACAGATGTGTCAGGCTATCAGCTACACTAACCAGCAAAATTACAGTCTGACTGGGTGTCAAACTAATATCTTGTTATCATAGTTCCTTATGACCTTATTTATGCCcgcttctatatatatatatatattacattATGAGTATTAACTATTTTCTGTTCACTttacacatacatatatataatgTCTATTTTATATTAACTCATATATAATATTTATACACGATTTAAAATCTCACAATCAAACTTGACATCACGCACAGGGCCCACGACATACACTAGTCAACGAGAATGATGATAATAATGGGACATAAGGGCCAGATAAGGGTGTCATGGCTAGAGGTGATCCAAACTCATTTGGATCTTTGCATTGATACCAATGAAACATCATATGATCATTGACATGTACATGTACTTATAGTATCCTAAGAACAACACAAAGAGTCCACAACTTCGCATGACCTAGAATGACCCAAATTAGGGTAACCCTAACCCAACAACCCTAACTAGGCTAGGTCTAACCAGGAAAGGACTAGCCAATAGTCCCCAACTAGGTTACCCCGACTAAGATTAGGCCTAAGCCAACATACCTAGGAGTTCCTCAAATCGGTCCCTCAATCGGGGCACCTCAGGCGAAATCCTAGCCTAAGTCCCCTCGATCGGTCCCAAACCTGGCCACACCGAGACTGCCTAGGACATACTCCCTAAAAAGACATCATAGCCCAGGGGTGTTGTAAGCCTCTAAAAAGGGTCAATGTATTTATGATCCCCTAATCGTTCAACACATGTCCATGGCTGAGgtatgtgattgatataatatgaagGACCCTGAAATCTCCCTTGCCTCGCTATCTCTCTTTTGGTAGAGGTCCTGCAAAGTCATGGAGGGCTCTACTTTAAGGAAAGGAAAGTCAATAAAAATGTACATGATGAAGGCAAGTAGAAGGATTATGAGGCAAACCGCTCATACAAATTGTACCCAACAACAAGGCTTTGTACACCTACAAGACTCAACCACCCCTATGGCCTGATCAGCTCAAGGATAATGAAGCAGACGCACGAGCAGCAACACGTAAGAGGGACTACATGTCTGAAGCTATGAATTGCATATCCCATCGAAACCTTCATGTATCAAAAGATTGCTTGCTTCCTCGGATATATAAAGGGACAAGGATCAAACTATAAAGGCATGTGAACTTAGTTTGTAGTGCTTCTCACACAAGCACGAGAGCAAAGTGCTCTGCCTTGTAATGCATAAAAGCCAGCAATAAAGACTTCAACACCATACTGAATGTAAGAGTTCACTTTGAACCAATCTAAACTCCCTTCCTTAGGATCGTCAAGATTAAAGCCATCGGGATGGTGGTCCGCGGACCCCATCCCAACCTAAAATTCACTCATCATGAGGAGAAACCATGATAATCGTTGTAAGTGCGATCAAGCCCTAAGTGAATTTTGGTGTTATTGACCACATAATTAAAGGTTAATTGGCCTAATTTGTAAGTGTTTGGCAAAGTATCATCTATCATGGGTGCAAGGAATAATGTTGGAGAACCTCCAACTCAAAAGGATGGCTTGAAAGGCTCAGAAGCTAAGTCAATGGGGATACTAAAGATGTGCTTGAATCAAGTGCTCAAATCCGTATTCAAATCATAAACAACCAGCCAGGAAAAGCCACAAATTTCAATTCCTATTACTCCTCTAGGATGTACGGAACCTCTACACTT harbors:
- the LOC100280313 gene encoding uncharacterized protein LOC100280313 yields the protein MDKTMKPISATCNNDDGVPEETGMDEVFSDLQALKRLYGLLQRLDEASRALLKKLLDDATRRALLKQTNALTATSSSSAIPFSLGSGSPKQMDRATSSSSSFLNNKLPEETAMEQILTDLQALTRLYGLLHSPADENLDEASRALLMKILEDATQEAVRRQAKMLMPSGSLMSPVLERELSTQSHCRTRHADPILRPLASPRPSLLASERSRRLDPQHSTVSRRSGLYADGQRHAAEEPPPLARLASNRSSRTALTARHRPSQEQRCPSLSLHRFPVAGTSRHGTVIGSTRLARRRDSIRHSSGRGDQWSLERSNSNSSSSRRSVSRRELSSLRPSSRLRGRATPRHVGTENSSSVSPFERLDSGLSLSLTSRHGVEHAGRGVATPERSSSSKTVATIQSRIRPSSTPLRERSLHRPAVEAKTLRGRQQDSHVLSEEDTYSSMFSGSGSSSDAASLSASTSPTASPAPAPAPRASATPYYYYPSVATRGIAPPPLYAPEVSRSMRRRRLQERRQEILERRVARLRMLKNKIATVFHDFHHRHDHHHHLLLGGGQEAGPSSRTVVRGAGHHHHLGGGQEAGPSSRAVVRGAGHHLNSPWQYLTRMFHRAKGKIDKNTRSRTAVGVPEKRHGAGGGGGGNMHALFDALRRHLKSKRRAPAGIKLGRKGNWVRGKKMHWWQRLRRRRGMPGLTAGSGPRRRLRHGKAAWL
- the LOC100280313 gene encoding uncharacterized protein isoform X1 produces the protein MDRATSSSSSFLNNKLPEETAMEQILTDLQALTRLYGLLHSPADENLDEASRALLMKILEDATQEAVRRQAKMLMPSGSLMSPVLERELSTQSHCRTRHADPILRPLASPRPSLLASERSRRLDPQHSTVSRRSGLYADGQRHAAEEPPPLARLASNRSSRTALTARHRPSQEQRCPSLSLHRFPVAGTSRHGTVIGSTRLARRRDSIRHSSGRGDQWSLERSNSNSSSSRRSVSRRELSSLRPSSRLRGRATPRHVGTENSSSVSPFERLDSGLSLSLTSRHGVEHAGRGVATPERSSSSKTVATIQSRIRPSSTPLRERSLHRPAVEAKTLRGRQQDSHVLSEEDTYSSMFSGSGSSSDAASLSASTSPTASPAPAPAPRASATPYYYYPSVATRGIAPPPLYAPEVSRSMRRRRLQERRQEILERRVARLRMLKNKIATVFHDFHHRHDHHHHLLLGGGQEAGPSSRTVVRGAGHHHHLGGGQEAGPSSRAVVRGAGHHLNSPWQYLTRMFHRAKGKIDKNTRSRTAVGVPEKRHGAGGGGGGNMHALFDALRRHLKSKRRAPAGIKLGRKGNWVRGKKMHWWQRLRRRRGMPGLTAGSGPRRRLRHGKAAWL